The Juglans regia cultivar Chandler chromosome 2, Walnut 2.0, whole genome shotgun sequence genome includes a window with the following:
- the LOC109021202 gene encoding uncharacterized protein LOC109021202 — MRAVLLRTGSVVVLPCPPVVPGSPRVSLSRQDSASCLFSAERSSVNSPRICLHFDFNRRRDSPARMGIRRAYSETDVIRCESLFSSLNGAGSRSFQSSLPEEYLLERDEEYGVGSLPKGAGIWPDSGIPVEELGSSGGGFGKGGKKSCGGDDDNGIGNREERSKIGAYYLEMLKSNPEDSLLLRNYGKYLHEVENDTGKAEEYYGRAILASPGDGELLSLYGNLIWETQRDGDRAKSYFDQAVHASPDDCMVLGSYAKFMWEAEEEEEEEEENEESKKRDGASPPVLVAVVTLQNQNQNQNRC; from the exons ATGAGAGCTGTTCTTCTGAGAACCGGTTCGGTCGTAGTCCTCCCCTGTCCTCCTGTTGTCCCTGGTTCGCCCCGAGTCTCTCTCTCGCGACAAGACTCAGCTTCCTGCTTGTTCTCTGCCGAGAGGAGCTCCGTTAACTCCCCGAGGATTTGTCTGCATTTTGATTTCAATCGCCGGAGAGACTCGCCTGCGCGGATGGGGATTCGTAGGGCGTATTCTGAGACCGACGTGATCCGATGCGAATCTCTGTTTTCTAGTCTGAACGGAGCCGGATCTCGGTCTTTTCAGTCGAGTTTGCCCGAGGAGTACCTCTTGGAACGCGACGAGGAGTACGGAGTAGGGTCTTTGCCAAAAGGCGCTGGTATCTGGCCTGATAGCGGGATTCCGGTGGAGGAGCTGGGATCCTCCGGCGGTGGATTCGGCAAAGGAGGGAAGAAGAGTTGTGGAGGCGATGACGATAACGGAATCGGAAACAGAGAGGAGAGGAGCAAGATCGGAGCGTACTACCTAGAAATGCTAAAGTCAAACCCGGAAGATTCACTCTTGCTCAGAAACTACGGCAAGTACTTGCACGAG GTGGAGAATGATACGGGGAAAGCGGAAGAATATTATGGAAGAGCAATATTAGCGAGTCCAGGAGACGGAGAGTTACTGAGTCTGTACGGGAATCTAATATGGGAAACACAGCGAGATGGAGATAGAGCCAAATCCTACTTCGATCAGGCCGTTCATGCCTCCCCAGATGACTG CATGGTGTTGGGATCGTATGCGAAGTTTATGTGGGAAgcagaggaggaggaagaagaagaagaagagaatgaagaaaGCAAGAAGAGAGATGGAGCGTCACCACCGGTTCTGGTTGCGGTGGTGACGCTCCAGAACCAGAACCAGAACCAGAACCGGTGTTAA